In one window of Hymenobacter nivis DNA:
- a CDS encoding xanthine dehydrogenase family protein molybdopterin-binding subunit produces MDTEPKFFETNPAGGVVGQPLSRIDGYAKVTGQARYSAEYNNLPGIVHAVLKTSDVAKGRITGFDTSAAQKQPGVLAILTHQNIPKLAKTPNDAEGKKAIGAPMGFLPLTGDQIYYAGQPVAVVVADTLEHAQYAATLLKVQIAAEKPLASYEDPKAQLYDPEKVQDGKTDGHTKRGDARAAFAAAPVQLTHRYIHAINHHNPMEPGATTAHWEAPDRLTVYDSTQGVTRTQKSLSAMLGLSAEQVRVVTKYLGGGFGCKGSCWPHTILTVQAAKAVGRPVKLSLTRPQMFTSMGHREDQEQTLKIGATKDGKLTALIHEKTSTTSPWDNYAEPNSKIINMLYECPTFESTYQLARANVMTSTFMRAPGEGPGSFAIECSMDDLAEKLGIDPLEIRLRNYAEKDPSTGQQWSSKSLKQCYARGAELFGWSKRNPKAGATRDGKLLVGWGMATASYPVHNSQGTARARLYADGHAVVQSGATDLGTGTYTVITQVAADGLGLPMEKIRFELGDTKLPTAPNSGGSVAAGTVSSSVYLAVQDVWQKLIKVAVLDKKSPLFKAKITDVEAKMGRLQLKANPSKGEGFADVMKRADLSDIEGNGQGRYGSGYEDAQAAANADPTKKDEVGHHSMHSFGAHFCEVKVDPELGTVRVTRWVSVHAAGRILNAKTARSQIIGGSIFGIGCALMENTVRDQNLARYTNASLADYHIPTNADIPEMTVEFVDEHDPYINAMGVKGIGEISMVGVSAAVANAVAHATGRRVRSLPITPDKVLGAKAVS; encoded by the coding sequence ATGGATACCGAACCGAAATTTTTTGAAACCAACCCCGCTGGTGGCGTGGTGGGGCAGCCGCTAAGCCGCATCGACGGCTACGCCAAGGTGACGGGACAAGCCAGGTACTCGGCCGAGTACAACAACCTGCCCGGCATCGTCCACGCCGTGCTCAAAACCAGCGACGTGGCCAAAGGTCGCATCACGGGTTTCGACACCAGTGCTGCTCAGAAGCAGCCGGGCGTGCTGGCCATCCTCACCCACCAGAATATTCCAAAGCTGGCCAAAACCCCCAACGACGCCGAGGGCAAGAAGGCCATTGGGGCTCCCATGGGCTTTCTGCCGCTTACCGGCGACCAGATTTACTACGCCGGCCAGCCCGTGGCCGTGGTAGTGGCCGACACGCTGGAGCACGCCCAGTACGCCGCCACGCTGCTGAAAGTGCAAATAGCGGCCGAAAAGCCGCTGGCTTCTTACGAAGACCCGAAAGCCCAGCTATATGACCCCGAGAAGGTGCAGGACGGCAAAACCGACGGCCATACCAAGCGCGGCGACGCGCGGGCGGCCTTCGCGGCGGCCCCGGTGCAACTCACCCACAGGTACATCCACGCCATCAACCACCACAACCCGATGGAGCCCGGCGCCACCACCGCGCACTGGGAGGCCCCCGACCGGCTGACGGTGTACGACTCGACGCAGGGCGTGACGCGCACCCAGAAGTCGCTGAGCGCCATGCTGGGCCTCTCGGCCGAGCAGGTGCGGGTGGTGACCAAGTACCTCGGCGGCGGCTTCGGCTGCAAGGGCTCGTGCTGGCCCCACACCATCCTCACGGTGCAGGCCGCCAAGGCGGTGGGCCGGCCGGTGAAACTCTCGCTCACGCGGCCCCAGATGTTCACGAGCATGGGCCACCGCGAAGACCAGGAGCAAACCCTGAAAATCGGGGCCACCAAGGACGGCAAGCTCACGGCCCTCATCCACGAGAAAACGTCCACGACGTCGCCCTGGGATAACTATGCCGAGCCCAACAGCAAGATCATCAACATGCTGTATGAGTGCCCCACCTTCGAGTCGACGTACCAGTTGGCCCGGGCCAACGTGATGACATCCACGTTTATGCGGGCCCCGGGCGAGGGCCCCGGCTCGTTTGCCATCGAGTGCTCGATGGACGACCTGGCCGAAAAGCTGGGCATCGACCCGCTGGAAATTCGCCTGCGCAACTACGCCGAGAAGGACCCCAGCACCGGCCAGCAGTGGAGCAGCAAGAGCCTGAAGCAGTGCTACGCCCGTGGTGCCGAACTGTTTGGCTGGAGCAAGCGCAACCCCAAGGCCGGCGCCACCCGCGACGGTAAGCTCTTGGTGGGCTGGGGCATGGCTACGGCCAGCTACCCGGTGCACAACTCGCAGGGCACGGCCCGCGCCCGCCTTTACGCCGACGGCCACGCCGTGGTGCAAAGCGGTGCCACCGACCTGGGCACCGGTACCTACACCGTAATAACCCAGGTGGCCGCCGACGGCTTGGGCCTGCCGATGGAGAAAATCCGTTTCGAATTGGGCGATACCAAGCTGCCCACGGCCCCCAACTCGGGCGGCTCGGTAGCCGCCGGCACGGTGTCGTCGTCGGTGTATTTGGCTGTGCAGGACGTGTGGCAGAAGCTCATCAAAGTAGCGGTGCTCGACAAGAAATCACCGCTGTTCAAGGCCAAGATTACCGACGTGGAGGCCAAAATGGGCCGTTTGCAGCTGAAGGCCAACCCCAGCAAGGGCGAAGGCTTCGCCGACGTAATGAAGCGGGCCGACCTGAGCGACATCGAAGGCAACGGCCAGGGTCGCTACGGCAGCGGCTACGAAGACGCCCAGGCCGCCGCCAACGCCGACCCCACCAAGAAGGACGAAGTGGGCCACCACTCCATGCACTCCTTCGGGGCCCACTTCTGTGAAGTGAAGGTGGACCCCGAGCTGGGCACCGTGCGCGTGACCCGCTGGGTGAGCGTGCACGCCGCCGGCCGCATCCTGAACGCCAAAACGGCCCGCAGCCAAATCATCGGCGGCAGCATTTTCGGCATCGGCTGCGCGCTGATGGAAAACACTGTGCGCGACCAGAACCTGGCCCGCTACACCAACGCCTCACTGGCTGATTACCACATCCCGACCAACGCCGACATCCCGGAAATGACCGTGGAATTTGTGGACGAGCACGATCCCTATATCAACGCGATGGGGGTGAAGGGTATCGGCGAAATCTCGATGGTGGGTGTGTCCGCCGCCGTGGCCAACGCCGTGGCCCACGCCACCGGCCGCCGCGTGCGCAGCCTGCCCATCACACCCGATAAGGTACTGGGCGCCAAGGCGGTATCGTAG
- a CDS encoding (2Fe-2S)-binding protein encodes MNHDLTPGAAADGAAPDGSRRSFVKQAGGLLGLALAPPLTGFAGRLAGPASTLEGPTDLTLRINGTARTLRAEPRVTLLDALREYLDLTGTKKGCDHGQCGACTVLVDGRRINSCLTLAVMNQGKEITTIEGIAKGDELHPMQEAFLKHDGFQCGYCTPGQIMSGVACVKEGHATSDDQCREWMSGNLCRCGAYPNIVAAVREVAGGVKN; translated from the coding sequence ATGAACCACGACCTTACCCCCGGCGCGGCCGCCGACGGTGCCGCACCCGACGGTTCGCGCCGCTCGTTTGTGAAGCAGGCCGGGGGCCTGCTGGGCCTAGCCCTGGCCCCACCCCTCACCGGCTTTGCCGGCCGGCTGGCCGGCCCCGCCAGCACCCTGGAGGGCCCCACCGACCTCACGCTGCGCATCAATGGTACGGCCCGTACCTTGCGCGCCGAGCCCCGCGTGACGCTGCTCGACGCCCTGCGCGAGTACCTGGACCTGACCGGCACCAAAAAAGGCTGCGACCACGGGCAGTGCGGCGCCTGCACCGTGCTGGTGGACGGCCGCCGTATCAACTCCTGTCTCACGCTGGCCGTGATGAACCAGGGCAAGGAAATTACTACCATCGAGGGTATTGCCAAGGGCGACGAGCTGCACCCCATGCAGGAGGCGTTCCTCAAGCACGACGGCTTCCAGTGCGGCTACTGCACGCCGGGCCAGATTATGTCGGGCGTGGCCTGTGTGAAGGAAGGCCACGCCACTTCCGACGACCAGTGCCGCGAGTGGATGAGCGGCAACCTATGCCGTTGCGGTGCCTACCCCAACATTGTGGCTGCCGTGCGGGAGGTGGCCGGCGGAGTTAAAAATTAA
- a CDS encoding FAD binding domain-containing protein — MNNFSYTQAKTAKEATGLRQGAPQAAYIAGGTTLLDLMKANLEEHSQLVDINLLPFKGIEQTSDGLRIGAMERMSDVGEHPLVLQQYPAVSESLLLAASPQLRNMASIGGNILQRTRCGYFRDAAFPCNKRVPGSGCPALEGDNHNLAILGTSSACIATAYPGDLSVALAALDAVLTLENAKGKQRRVPVTEFYVLPGKAPQRETVLEPGELIVSVTIPAAAHARRSTYLKVRERASYAYALVSAAVGLDVQGGTIRSARVALGGVGTKPWRSPEAEKVLTGAPATEVTFRAAAAAALRGAQPRADNRFKVELAQNTLVQALLAVSA, encoded by the coding sequence ATGAATAACTTTAGCTACACCCAGGCCAAAACGGCCAAGGAGGCCACCGGCCTCCGCCAGGGGGCCCCCCAGGCCGCCTACATTGCCGGCGGCACCACGCTGCTAGACTTGATGAAGGCCAATTTGGAGGAACACTCTCAACTAGTGGACATCAATTTGCTGCCCTTCAAAGGTATTGAGCAGACCAGCGACGGGCTGCGCATCGGTGCGATGGAGCGCATGAGCGACGTGGGCGAGCACCCGCTGGTGTTGCAGCAGTACCCGGCCGTGTCGGAGTCGCTGCTGCTGGCGGCTTCGCCGCAGTTGCGCAACATGGCCAGCATCGGGGGCAACATCTTGCAGCGCACGCGCTGCGGGTACTTCCGCGATGCGGCGTTTCCGTGCAACAAGCGCGTGCCCGGCTCGGGCTGCCCGGCCTTGGAGGGCGACAACCACAACCTGGCCATCCTCGGCACCAGCAGCGCCTGCATTGCCACGGCCTACCCCGGCGACTTATCGGTGGCCCTGGCAGCCCTCGACGCCGTGCTGACCCTGGAAAATGCCAAGGGCAAGCAGCGCCGCGTGCCCGTCACGGAATTCTATGTGCTGCCCGGCAAAGCGCCGCAACGCGAAACCGTACTGGAGCCCGGCGAGCTGATTGTGTCCGTGACCATCCCGGCCGCCGCCCACGCCCGCCGCTCAACCTACCTGAAGGTGCGCGAGCGCGCCAGCTATGCCTACGCCTTGGTCTCGGCCGCGGTGGGGCTCGACGTGCAGGGCGGTACCATCCGCTCGGCCCGCGTGGCCCTGGGCGGGGTGGGCACCAAGCCCTGGCGCAGCCCCGAGGCCGAAAAAGTGCTGACGGGGGCCCCGGCCACCGAGGTCACTTTCCGCGCCGCCGCCGCCGCCGCGCTGCGCGGGGCCCAGCCCCGCGCCGACAACCGTTTCAAAGTGGAGCTGGCCCAGAACACCCTCGTGCAGGCCTTATTAGCTGTTAGCGCTTAG
- a CDS encoding TolC family protein, with translation MKVFIAWLFLIACGALKPAGAQTQLKPPPALPSADSVARPQAPTLTLRDALQTALKNSLDIQISQTNVAVQDLYNSAGFAGGLPTVGIAASNNVVINNTQQEFNTGLGVTRVGARSSQYNVGLTGSYLLYNGGRVVATRARLGELEQISQLQLNSTVQNVLADVSLKYYAVVQQQRYIRTLEASAEVSRQKLALIKARQSVGLANNADLFQAQLDLNAQLQTKQQQALAAQQATADLLRSLTLDLDTRMAVEDTIPVDQDLRWEDIDASLTKNPDLLAAERQVRVNELLERVARANRSPSLSINSGTNFARNQNAVGVTLFNQSYGPYAGLSLGVPIYTGGINKRLVKIAQLNTQTAQLQRTALERNYRTNALKAWEAYQQTLALVNTAQESYTTAKKLLNLVQLRLDAGLSTLVDVKLAQQSFEDAGYRLVNYRYNAKSAEITLQQLAALLTP, from the coding sequence ATGAAAGTATTTATTGCCTGGCTTTTCCTTATTGCCTGCGGCGCGCTGAAACCCGCCGGGGCCCAGACGCAGCTAAAACCGCCCCCCGCCCTGCCGTCGGCCGACAGCGTGGCGCGCCCCCAGGCCCCCACCCTCACGCTGCGCGATGCGCTGCAAACGGCCCTCAAGAACAGCCTCGACATCCAGATCAGCCAGACTAACGTGGCAGTGCAGGATTTATATAACTCGGCGGGCTTCGCAGGGGGCCTGCCCACGGTGGGTATTGCGGCCAGCAACAACGTGGTGATTAACAACACGCAGCAGGAGTTTAACACCGGCCTGGGCGTGACGCGCGTGGGGGCCCGGTCCTCGCAGTACAACGTAGGCCTGACGGGCTCCTACCTGCTCTACAACGGGGGGCGAGTGGTGGCCACCCGCGCCCGCCTCGGCGAGCTGGAGCAAATCAGCCAGCTCCAGCTGAACTCGACGGTGCAGAACGTGCTGGCCGACGTGAGCCTGAAGTACTACGCCGTGGTGCAGCAGCAGCGCTACATCCGCACCCTGGAGGCGTCGGCCGAGGTGTCGCGGCAGAAGCTGGCCCTCATCAAGGCGCGCCAGAGCGTGGGCCTGGCCAACAACGCCGACCTGTTCCAAGCCCAGCTCGACCTGAACGCGCAGCTGCAAACCAAGCAGCAGCAGGCCCTGGCCGCCCAGCAGGCCACTGCCGATTTGCTCCGCTCCCTGACCCTCGACCTCGATACGCGCATGGCCGTGGAGGACACCATTCCGGTGGACCAGGACCTGCGCTGGGAAGACATCGACGCCTCGCTCACCAAAAACCCCGACCTGCTGGCCGCCGAGCGCCAGGTGCGCGTGAATGAGCTGCTTGAGCGCGTGGCCCGCGCCAACCGCTCCCCGTCGCTGTCTATTAACTCGGGTACCAACTTCGCCCGCAACCAGAACGCGGTGGGCGTCACGCTCTTCAACCAGAGCTACGGGCCCTACGCCGGCCTCAGCCTGGGCGTGCCCATCTACACGGGCGGCATCAACAAGCGGCTGGTGAAAATTGCCCAGCTCAACACCCAAACCGCGCAGCTGCAACGCACTGCGCTAGAGCGCAACTATCGCACCAACGCCCTGAAGGCCTGGGAGGCCTATCAGCAAACCCTGGCCCTGGTGAACACGGCCCAGGAAAGCTACACCACTGCCAAAAAGCTCCTTAACTTAGTGCAATTGCGCCTCGACGCCGGCCTCTCGACGCTGGTCGACGTGAAGCTGGCCCAGCAGAGTTTTGAGGACGCCGGCTACCGCCTGGTAAACTACCGCTACAACGCCAAATCGGCCGAAATTACTTTGCAGCAACTAGCGGCGCTGCTTACGCCGTAA